A genomic segment from Deltaproteobacteria bacterium encodes:
- a CDS encoding 3-keto-5-aminohexanoate cleavage protein — protein MPGATPLVIEAAVNGATMPDAQPHVPRTVEEIVADAVACFEAGAAIVHHHADDGLLVGRHATAPYRDAWRAIYARVPDAILYPTMGGGGPHTDVRERYAHVEELADLGLLRLAIVDPGSVSLGPLDADGLPMAIDLVYQNTFADARYMFDRCAARGLAAHVSIFEPGFLRVALAYHARGRLPPAKIQLYFGGDALPFGLPPTAASLDAYLAMLAGTDLPWMVGVIGGDVREELASLAIARGGHVRVGLEDHAGPETPRNAELVRAVVAMAERAGRRVATRVEAAALLRLPPVSRGR, from the coding sequence ATGCCCGGGGCGACGCCGCTCGTGATCGAAGCCGCCGTCAACGGCGCCACGATGCCCGACGCGCAGCCGCACGTGCCGCGGACGGTGGAGGAGATCGTGGCGGATGCCGTCGCGTGCTTCGAGGCCGGGGCGGCGATCGTGCACCACCACGCCGACGACGGGCTCCTCGTTGGCCGCCATGCGACCGCTCCCTATCGCGACGCCTGGCGCGCGATCTACGCCCGCGTTCCGGACGCGATCCTCTATCCGACGATGGGCGGCGGCGGTCCGCACACGGACGTGCGGGAGCGCTACGCCCACGTCGAGGAGCTCGCCGACCTCGGCCTCTTGCGGCTCGCCATCGTGGATCCCGGGTCGGTGAGCCTCGGGCCGCTCGACGCGGACGGCCTGCCGATGGCGATCGACCTCGTCTACCAGAACACCTTCGCCGACGCGCGCTACATGTTCGACCGGTGCGCGGCGCGCGGGCTCGCGGCCCACGTGTCGATCTTCGAGCCCGGCTTCCTCCGCGTGGCGCTCGCCTACCACGCGCGCGGCCGGCTCCCGCCCGCGAAGATCCAGCTCTATTTCGGAGGCGATGCGCTGCCGTTCGGGCTGCCGCCGACGGCGGCGAGCCTCGATGCCTACCTCGCGATGCTGGCGGGCACGGATCTGCCGTGGATGGTCGGGGTGATCGGCGGCGACGTGAGGGAGGAGCTGGCGTCCCTCGCGATCGCGCGCGGCGGCCACGTGCGGGTCGGGCTCGAGGACCATGCGGGCCCGGAGACGCCGCGAAACGCGGAGCTGGTGCGCGCCGTCGTCGCAATGGCGGAGCGGGCGGGGCGCCGGGTGGCGACACGGGTCGAGGCGGCCGCGCTGCTGCGACTGCCGCCGGTCAGCCGGGGGAGGTGA
- a CDS encoding cyclase family protein, protein MNIETVRALAKKHRNWGRWGATDELGTVNFITPAKVAAAAALVRQGKVLSLAIPFDANGPQTGVGGRVNPLHSMLQDGGDIASGAQDFLPGLRYCDDAVTMPLQCATQWDALSHIYFDGRMYNDRGPEMVTSSGARANAITALKDKIVSRGVLLDVPRLKGKPWLEPGEAIYPADLDAAAAMEKVRIESGDIVLIRTGQMRQVRERGDWGDYAGGPAPGLSLTCADWLAAHEIAGYATDTWGTEVIPNETPDVFQPLHCVAIVNMGMLVGEIFTLEALAEDCAADGIYAFLFVAPPLPITGAVGSPINPQAIK, encoded by the coding sequence ATGAACATCGAGACCGTCCGCGCGCTCGCGAAGAAGCACCGCAACTGGGGCCGCTGGGGCGCGACCGACGAGCTCGGCACCGTCAACTTCATCACCCCGGCGAAGGTCGCCGCCGCCGCCGCGCTCGTGCGCCAGGGCAAGGTGCTCTCCCTCGCCATTCCGTTCGACGCGAACGGGCCCCAGACCGGCGTCGGCGGGCGTGTGAACCCGCTGCACTCGATGCTGCAGGACGGCGGCGACATCGCGAGCGGCGCGCAGGACTTCCTGCCGGGCCTGCGCTACTGCGACGACGCCGTCACCATGCCGCTCCAGTGCGCGACCCAGTGGGACGCGCTCTCGCACATCTACTTCGACGGCAGGATGTACAACGACCGCGGCCCGGAGATGGTGACGTCGAGCGGCGCCCGCGCCAACGCGATCACGGCCCTCAAGGACAAGATCGTGAGCCGCGGCGTGCTGCTCGACGTGCCGCGCCTCAAGGGCAAGCCCTGGCTCGAACCGGGCGAGGCCATCTACCCGGCCGACCTCGACGCCGCCGCGGCCATGGAGAAGGTGCGGATCGAGAGCGGCGACATCGTCCTCATCCGCACGGGGCAGATGCGCCAAGTGCGCGAGCGCGGCGACTGGGGCGACTACGCCGGAGGACCGGCGCCGGGTCTGAGCCTCACCTGCGCGGACTGGCTCGCGGCCCACGAGATCGCCGGGTACGCGACCGACACCTGGGGCACGGAGGTCATCCCCAACGAGACTCCCGACGTCTTCCAGCCGCTCCACTGCGTCGCGATCGTCAACATGGGGATGCTCGTCGGCGAGATCTTCACCCTGGAGGCGCTCGCCGAGGACTGCGCCGCGGACGGAATCTACGCGTTCCTCTTCGTCGCCCCGCCGCTGCCGATCACCGGCGCCGTCGGCTCGCCGATCAACCCGCAAGCGATCAAGTAG
- a CDS encoding peroxiredoxin, which produces MAIKEGDAVPDVKLTEMADGKPSQVSLAELSRGKRVVVFAVPGAFTPTCSMKHLPGFVEQEKALRAKGADEIVCVSVNDAFVMDAWGKSSNAGGKVRMLADGNGDFTRAVGLGLDASSFGMGQRSRRYAMILRDGRVEKLLVEPDTGLSASSAASVLAQL; this is translated from the coding sequence ATGGCGATCAAAGAAGGCGATGCGGTTCCCGACGTGAAACTCACCGAGATGGCTGACGGCAAGCCGTCGCAGGTGTCGTTGGCGGAGCTCTCGCGCGGCAAGCGCGTGGTGGTGTTCGCGGTGCCGGGGGCGTTTACGCCCACCTGCTCGATGAAGCACCTCCCGGGCTTCGTGGAGCAGGAGAAGGCGCTGCGGGCCAAGGGCGCCGATGAGATCGTGTGCGTATCGGTCAACGACGCGTTCGTGATGGACGCATGGGGCAAGAGCAGCAACGCGGGAGGCAAGGTGCGCATGCTCGCCGACGGCAACGGCGACTTCACGCGTGCGGTCGGGCTCGGGCTCGACGCCTCGAGCTTCGGCATGGGGCAGCGCTCGCGGCGCTACGCGATGATCCTGCGTGACGGGCGGGTCGAGAAGCTGCTCGTCGAGCCCGACACGGGCCTGAGCGCCTCGAGCGCCGCCTCGGTGCTCGCGCAGTTGTAG
- a CDS encoding zinc-binding dehydrogenase, giving the protein MRSVWIPRVGTPDVLELRDVPDPHAGPGEVRIRVAASGVNFADVMARMGLYPDAPKLPCVVGYEVAGTVDEVGAGVSGLAAGDRVLAPTRFKGYTELVVVPEAQAAALPPGLSFEEGAALPVNYLTAILMLEVLGNVRAGDRVLIHGAGGGVGLAAVQLCRIYGAEIIGTASPAKHAALRAAGVAHVIDYGTQDFVAETKRVTGGRGADVVLDPIGGAHLRRSYRALGPLGRLVAYGVSSLAPATSRRILPALWQLARMPRFGLVRLMNENRGVLGFNLGHLWEERELLRTYLEKVLGYASDGRVRPTIAKAFPLADAAAAHAYLQARANVGKVLLIP; this is encoded by the coding sequence ATGCGCTCGGTCTGGATTCCGCGTGTCGGCACGCCGGACGTCCTCGAGCTCCGCGACGTTCCCGATCCGCACGCCGGACCGGGCGAGGTGCGGATCCGGGTCGCCGCCTCCGGCGTGAACTTCGCCGACGTGATGGCGCGCATGGGCCTCTATCCCGACGCGCCGAAGCTGCCGTGTGTCGTCGGCTACGAGGTCGCGGGAACCGTCGACGAGGTCGGCGCCGGCGTGAGCGGCCTCGCGGCGGGGGACCGCGTGCTCGCGCCAACGCGCTTCAAGGGCTACACGGAGCTGGTCGTCGTTCCGGAGGCGCAAGCGGCCGCGCTGCCGCCGGGCCTCTCGTTCGAGGAGGGGGCGGCGCTCCCCGTGAACTACCTCACCGCGATCCTGATGCTCGAGGTGCTCGGCAACGTGCGGGCCGGCGACCGGGTGCTGATCCACGGCGCGGGGGGCGGCGTCGGCCTCGCGGCGGTGCAGCTCTGCCGCATCTACGGCGCCGAGATCATCGGCACCGCGTCGCCGGCGAAGCACGCCGCGCTCCGGGCGGCGGGCGTCGCGCACGTGATCGACTACGGCACCCAGGACTTCGTCGCCGAGACGAAGCGCGTGACGGGCGGCAGAGGGGCCGACGTGGTCCTCGACCCGATCGGCGGCGCGCATCTCCGCCGGAGCTACCGCGCGCTCGGTCCGCTCGGCCGGCTCGTCGCGTACGGCGTATCGTCGCTCGCGCCGGCGACGTCGCGCCGCATCCTGCCCGCGCTCTGGCAGCTCGCCCGCATGCCGCGCTTCGGCTTGGTCCGCCTCATGAACGAGAACCGCGGCGTTCTCGGCTTCAACCTCGGCCACCTGTGGGAAGAGCGGGAGCTCCTGCGCACGTATCTGGAGAAGGTCCTCGGCTACGCCAGCGACGGCCGGGTGCGTCCGACCATCGCGAAGGCCTTCCCGCTCGCGGATGCCGCCGCCGCGCACGCGTACCTCCAGGCCCGCGCCAACGTCGGCAAGGTGCTGCTGATTCCCTGA
- a CDS encoding TerB family tellurite resistance protein, with amino-acid sequence MSLLKLLGWAEAEPPAERLAATIQARLTDLPPTRAEFVAAFAGLLVRVAYVDRSISEAERAVLAPLLAANAGLPEAEAATVMEIVAHRATTLAGISYASLTRAFNAIATAEEKERLIDCLFAVATAEGSISLVEDEEVRAVARALLLSHRQLIAVRSRYKDQLEVIQAARQARGA; translated from the coding sequence ATGTCGTTGCTGAAGCTCCTCGGATGGGCGGAAGCCGAGCCGCCCGCGGAACGCCTCGCCGCCACCATCCAGGCGCGCCTGACCGACCTCCCGCCGACGCGCGCGGAGTTCGTCGCGGCGTTCGCCGGGCTGCTCGTGCGGGTCGCGTACGTCGACCGCAGCATCTCGGAGGCCGAGCGCGCGGTCCTGGCGCCGCTCCTGGCGGCGAACGCCGGCTTGCCGGAGGCCGAGGCGGCGACCGTCATGGAGATCGTCGCGCACCGGGCGACCACCCTCGCAGGCATCAGCTACGCGTCCCTGACGCGCGCCTTCAACGCGATCGCCACCGCCGAGGAGAAGGAGCGCCTGATCGACTGCCTCTTCGCGGTCGCGACCGCCGAGGGGTCGATCTCCCTCGTCGAGGACGAGGAGGTCCGCGCCGTCGCGCGGGCTCTCTTGCTGTCCCACCGGCAACTGATCGCCGTCCGCAGCCGCTACAAGGATCAGCTCGAGGTGATCCAGGCGGCGCGCCAAGCACGCGGCGCCTGA
- a CDS encoding PaaI family thioesterase, producing MVQTHGAPGGLPGYLGIRFESLTAGRLVATMDARQDLLTPLGTLHGGVMAGFVDHALGCVLYPLMQRGQWAATTEFKLNYLRAVKAGALRAEATVLAMGRRSAVVRVEVTNEGTLACVAQGTLLVSDPPRSK from the coding sequence ATGGTGCAGACGCACGGCGCTCCGGGCGGTCTGCCGGGGTACCTCGGCATCCGCTTCGAATCCCTCACGGCGGGACGCCTGGTCGCCACCATGGACGCGCGCCAGGACCTGCTGACGCCGCTCGGCACCCTGCACGGCGGCGTCATGGCGGGCTTCGTCGACCATGCGCTCGGCTGCGTGCTCTACCCGCTCATGCAGCGCGGGCAATGGGCCGCCACGACGGAGTTCAAGCTGAACTACCTGCGCGCCGTGAAGGCTGGAGCGCTCCGCGCCGAAGCGACCGTCCTCGCGATGGGGCGGCGCTCCGCCGTCGTGCGCGTCGAGGTGACGAACGAGGGCACGCTCGCCTGCGTCGCGCAAGGCACCCTCCTCGTCTCCGACCCCCCGCGCTCGAAATAG
- a CDS encoding glutathione S-transferase family protein, translating into MSHPFKFYAAEISYFSAKVRPALRYKDVHYRELLPDYRGVILPRTGLAFIPIVITPEDETWQDTSAILDTLEARLPAPPLYPTTPVQRVVAYLVELYADEFMLLPAMHYRWSFPESVAKARADFASNSPDPATAERFAARMQGSLPFLGVTPATAPAIEAHLRDLLAALSAHFAAHPYVLGERMSLADCALMGPLYAHLYLDAVPGRLLRETAPAVCRWIERMNHPDPEAPGAWLADDALAPTLRPILSLIGADAVPMILDGLRAFETWADAQPPEMIEPPRGVGGHESKLRGVAMQRFTSAYTPWMAQRPLDQYRALDAAARAAVDRALAGTGCAALLGHAPRHRVGKRRFTLVLEGRGGPG; encoded by the coding sequence ATGAGCCATCCCTTCAAGTTCTACGCCGCCGAGATCTCCTACTTCTCGGCGAAGGTCCGGCCGGCCCTCCGGTACAAGGACGTCCACTACCGGGAGCTCCTTCCCGACTATCGCGGCGTGATCCTGCCGCGGACGGGCCTCGCGTTCATCCCGATCGTGATCACCCCCGAGGACGAAACGTGGCAGGACACCAGCGCGATCCTCGACACCCTGGAGGCGCGCCTCCCGGCGCCGCCGCTCTACCCGACGACGCCGGTGCAGCGCGTGGTCGCGTACCTCGTCGAGCTCTACGCCGACGAGTTCATGCTGCTGCCGGCCATGCACTACCGCTGGAGCTTCCCGGAGAGCGTCGCGAAGGCCCGCGCCGACTTCGCCTCCAACTCGCCGGACCCCGCGACGGCCGAGCGTTTCGCGGCCCGCATGCAGGGCTCGCTCCCCTTCCTCGGCGTAACGCCCGCGACCGCGCCCGCGATCGAAGCGCACCTCCGTGATCTCCTCGCCGCGCTCTCGGCGCACTTCGCCGCCCATCCGTATGTCCTCGGCGAACGCATGTCGCTCGCGGACTGCGCGCTCATGGGACCGCTCTACGCCCACCTCTACCTCGACGCCGTACCGGGGCGGCTTCTGCGCGAGACGGCGCCCGCCGTGTGCCGCTGGATCGAGCGCATGAACCACCCCGATCCCGAAGCGCCGGGCGCGTGGCTCGCGGACGACGCGCTCGCGCCGACGCTCCGACCGATCCTCTCGCTGATCGGCGCGGACGCCGTGCCGATGATCCTCGACGGCCTGCGCGCCTTCGAGACCTGGGCGGACGCGCAGCCGCCGGAGATGATCGAGCCGCCGCGCGGCGTCGGCGGCCACGAATCGAAGCTCCGCGGCGTCGCCATGCAGCGCTTCACGAGCGCCTACACGCCGTGGATGGCGCAACGCCCGCTCGATCAGTACCGCGCGCTCGACGCCGCCGCCCGCGCCGCGGTCGATCGCGCCCTCGCCGGCACCGGCTGCGCGGCGCTCCTCGGCCACGCGCCGCGGCACCGGGTCGGCAAGCGGCGCTTCACGCTGGTCCTCGAAGGCCGGGGGGGTCCGGGGTGA
- the apaG gene encoding Co2+/Mg2+ efflux protein ApaG: MFSSRAVTRGIEVFVQSSYVPEQSEPDQDQWFFAYRVRITNGGDAATQLLTRHWVITDANGKVEEVRGPGVVGKQPVLEPGQSFEYTSACPLGTAFGTMHGTYQMQVCDGEAFDAEIAPFTLAAPNAVH; this comes from the coding sequence ATGTTCTCGTCGCGCGCCGTCACTCGCGGCATCGAGGTCTTCGTCCAATCGAGCTACGTACCCGAGCAGTCCGAGCCCGACCAGGACCAGTGGTTCTTCGCCTACCGCGTCCGCATCACCAACGGCGGCGACGCGGCCACGCAGCTCCTCACGCGCCACTGGGTGATCACCGACGCCAACGGCAAGGTCGAGGAAGTACGCGGGCCCGGTGTCGTCGGCAAGCAGCCGGTTCTCGAGCCCGGTCAGTCCTTCGAGTACACCTCCGCCTGCCCGCTCGGCACCGCCTTCGGCACGATGCACGGCACCTATCAGATGCAGGTCTGCGACGGCGAAGCGTTCGACGCCGAGATCGCGCCGTTCACGCTGGCCGCCCCGAACGCCGTGCACTAG